From Borrelia sp. RT5S, the proteins below share one genomic window:
- a CDS encoding lipopolysaccharide assembly protein LapB, with protein sequence MYSFFIIVPSLIVSILLILFFRLTTKATQTKDRESERTKKLIEKATNILKTNPNEIRALQTLNNYYYDNKDPENGIKYAKKLCHLIAENPISQDIDSLKAFLSYGFYNLERNFNREALEYLKKAYAIKKNDTEVNFYLGIAFLKNDYYKEALHYLTKIYKFDKENQQALKYIGIVLFHMENYHKAAGIFNNIKNYIQNDVNALLIYAKCLFKLNKDRLALEIADNLRYRDGMLYESLLIESEVHAKNNNLEKLEKNVKEIIKLKPDLPKKIFLELFYKLGELYMECENYQKATDVFIQVERADAHYKKVGEKLEFSRKLNENLSLRTYLKCSKEKFEKLAGEIVVRIYKNKFQVRDAKTNEVTSQFIDINFQLANNQWEENLIVRFVRTEQEIVGELFLRDLISKTKENKLKGLCIAPAVFSSKSKQMVEGRLIDLIEGKKLIQILKKVNISKYH encoded by the coding sequence GTGTATTCATTTTTCATAATAGTTCCCTCGTTGATAGTATCCATTTTGTTGATTCTATTTTTCAGGCTTACAACAAAAGCCACACAAACAAAAGACAGAGAATCAGAAAGAACCAAGAAGTTAATAGAAAAAGCTACAAACATACTAAAAACAAATCCAAACGAAATAAGAGCTCTTCAAACCTTAAACAATTATTATTATGACAACAAGGATCCTGAGAATGGTATTAAGTATGCAAAAAAGTTATGCCACCTTATAGCAGAAAATCCTATAAGCCAAGATATAGACTCTCTTAAGGCTTTTTTAAGTTATGGGTTTTATAACCTTGAGAGAAATTTTAACAGAGAAGCGCTGGAATACCTCAAAAAGGCCTATGCAATAAAAAAGAATGATACAGAAGTTAACTTCTATCTTGGAATAGCTTTCCTAAAAAATGACTATTATAAGGAGGCTCTCCACTATCTTACAAAGATATACAAATTTGATAAAGAAAATCAGCAAGCCCTAAAATACATAGGAATAGTTCTTTTCCATATGGAAAATTATCATAAGGCAGCTGGAATATTTAATAACATAAAAAATTACATACAAAACGACGTAAATGCTCTTTTAATTTATGCTAAATGCTTATTTAAACTCAATAAAGACCGTCTTGCTCTTGAGATTGCAGATAACTTAAGATACAGAGACGGAATGCTATACGAATCTCTTTTAATTGAGTCTGAGGTTCATGCGAAAAATAATAACCTAGAAAAGTTAGAAAAAAATGTTAAAGAGATCATTAAATTGAAACCTGATTTACCCAAAAAAATATTTCTTGAACTGTTTTATAAACTGGGAGAGCTTTACATGGAATGTGAAAACTATCAAAAGGCAACCGACGTTTTTATTCAAGTTGAAAGAGCTGACGCACACTATAAAAAAGTCGGCGAAAAACTAGAATTTAGTAGAAAGCTAAACGAAAATCTGTCTCTTAGAACATATCTTAAATGTTCTAAAGAAAAATTTGAAAAATTGGCCGGTGAAATTGTCGTTAGGATATACAAAAATAAATTTCAAGTAAGAGATGCTAAGACAAATGAGGTTACTTCTCAATTTATAGACATAAACTTTCAACTTGCAAATAATCAATGGGAGGAAAATTTAATAGTGCGATTTGTTAGAACGGAGCAAGAAATCGTAGGAGAATTATTCTTAAGAGATCTTATTTCAAAAACTAAAGAAAATAAGTTAAAAGGTCTCTGCATAGCACCAGCCGTATTTTCCTCTAAATCCAAACAAATGGTTGAAGGCCGACTAATTGATCTGATAGAAGGAAAGAAATTAATACAAATATTGAAAAAGGTAAATATATCGAAGTACCACTAA
- a CDS encoding peptidoglycan DD-metalloendopeptidase family protein: MIIPKKGQSVGKRNRNFLFSKTNRGDFELKDFSNVLEPTRKRRSRSFRFVNFFRKPFYVINLFLALVNPRTIVTRGYKYQHSYKHPGVKLGNAFNVSLGYGFIFRLNAVIFVLILVFYLNIFSYYGSYMFLNRLSFPKDYFIDTFLYYGDQDLNQINNDLFTANGNNYEGLKKPLILKVVKHKIKPGETLSHVASRYNITSETLISYNRIKDVRNIRPNLVVNVPNMKGILHTVAKNDSLSSIAKKYNITKVDILDANNLDNEVLSLGQDLFIPGGRMAREALRDALGEVFLFPTQGVITSGYGYRPDPFTRVISFHNGIDIANAANTPIKAAKEGIVVTVGFNAGGYGKYIVISHSSGFQTLYAHLGSFAVKVGQRVARGQVIGHMGSTGYSTGNHLHFTIFKDGKTENPMKYLR; this comes from the coding sequence ATGATTATACCAAAAAAGGGACAGAGTGTAGGGAAAAGAAATAGAAATTTTTTGTTTAGTAAAACCAATAGAGGTGATTTTGAATTAAAAGATTTTAGTAATGTTTTAGAACCTACTAGAAAAAGAAGGAGTAGGTCTTTTAGATTTGTAAATTTTTTCAGAAAACCTTTTTATGTGATTAATTTATTTTTAGCTTTAGTTAATCCTAGAACGATAGTTACTAGGGGTTATAAGTATCAGCATTCCTATAAGCATCCTGGAGTTAAGCTTGGGAATGCTTTCAATGTTAGTTTAGGTTATGGTTTTATTTTTAGATTGAATGCCGTAATTTTTGTTTTAATATTAGTCTTTTATTTAAATATTTTTTCCTATTATGGTTCCTATATGTTTCTCAATAGGCTTAGCTTTCCCAAGGATTATTTTATTGATACTTTTTTATATTATGGCGATCAAGATTTAAATCAGATTAATAATGATCTATTTACTGCAAACGGAAATAATTATGAAGGCTTAAAAAAGCCTTTGATTTTAAAAGTCGTTAAGCATAAGATTAAGCCAGGAGAGACGCTTTCTCATGTTGCTTCCAGATATAACATAACAAGTGAAACTTTAATCTCTTATAATCGAATTAAAGATGTAAGAAATATTAGACCCAATTTGGTGGTTAATGTGCCTAATATGAAAGGGATTCTTCATACTGTCGCGAAGAATGATTCTTTATCTTCAATTGCAAAAAAATATAACATTACCAAAGTAGATATTCTTGATGCTAATAATCTTGATAATGAAGTACTATCTTTGGGGCAAGATCTCTTTATCCCAGGTGGAAGAATGGCTAGGGAAGCGCTCAGAGATGCTTTAGGGGAGGTTTTTCTCTTTCCAACGCAAGGAGTTATTACCTCTGGTTATGGATATCGGCCAGATCCTTTCACGAGGGTTATTAGTTTTCATAATGGGATTGATATTGCAAATGCGGCTAATACACCTATTAAGGCAGCGAAAGAGGGCATTGTAGTAACGGTTGGGTTTAATGCTGGGGGATATGGAAAATATATTGTTATCTCACATAGTAGTGGCTTTCAGACTCTTTATGCTCATCTAGGTTCTTTTGCGGTCAAAGTAGGACAAAGAGTTGCAAGAGGGCAGGTGATAGGGCACATGGGGAGCACAGGATATAGTACAGGAAACCATTTGCACTTCACTATTTTTAAGGATGGAAAAACAGAGAATCCTATGAAATATCTCAGATAA
- the lepB gene encoding signal peptidase I has protein sequence MEVLKTIVKLYKDNLVSVALALLLMLVTVKLSLSFYLVKGSSMLPTLIEKNWIISNNLAYGIRLSKRGEYMVLWNAPKKNDMVIIKDPITKKTSVKKIFATPGASFIKVKKNVISIDNLNFNISEKHLETLKNESIPKNYYLVIGENKQASLDSREYGFVDINNITGKIIYSLQ, from the coding sequence ATGGAAGTTCTTAAGACAATAGTAAAACTATATAAAGACAATCTGGTCTCTGTTGCATTGGCTTTACTGCTAATGTTAGTCACCGTTAAACTATCGTTATCTTTTTACTTGGTTAAAGGTTCTTCAATGTTGCCTACACTTATAGAAAAAAATTGGATCATAAGCAACAATTTAGCCTACGGTATAAGACTAAGTAAAAGAGGAGAATACATGGTGCTATGGAACGCGCCTAAAAAAAACGATATGGTGATTATTAAAGATCCCATAACAAAGAAGACCTCGGTCAAAAAAATTTTCGCTACACCAGGTGCATCTTTTATAAAGGTAAAAAAAAACGTAATAAGTATAGACAACCTGAACTTTAACATAAGCGAGAAACATTTAGAAACACTAAAGAACGAATCCATTCCAAAAAACTACTACCTAGTAATAGGAGAAAATAAACAAGCCTCCCTTGATTCTAGAGAATATGGATTTGTAGACATAAACAACATAACTGGCAAAATAATATACAGTCTACAATAA
- a CDS encoding Hsp70 family protein, protein MKRWIGIDFGTTNTVVSYFDSGARVILNDRGERMTPSVVSFTDSGVVVGNCAKCQILVNPDKTFYNFKVNIGTGISYRVGEDLYRAEDIASYLLLHIKKNAEKFLEEEISDAVITVPAYFAEVQRRGIVEAASLAGLRCRAILNEPTAAAISYAFEKQVEGFFLVYDLGGGTFDVALLEKRGDAYTVLSTKGENKLGGNSFNEEIEKGVLSNFREKYPSIDLDDFVLLEQIRDKIEEAKKNLSVMDEDSIVLPFLDGKHLDYKLTRKDFEAMIDQFINRTVNLTNDCISDSGINPESVSKIVLSGGSTRIPLVKQKLENAFPEIEVLDSLNQDEVVSMGASIQAFSLLNESTLINFKDITPYSLGIETRNDGFFTLIKRNTPLPVCERKIFTTMNDYQEEIEIHVLQGEYGKSSLNYSIGRFFFSNIQKALKGIPRIEILFSLDESGILNVAARDLDTNISKSIEIRITSSFDSSSIGSMYEDIIDFDESDS, encoded by the coding sequence ATGAAAAGATGGATAGGGATAGATTTTGGCACTACAAATACTGTGGTGTCCTATTTTGACAGTGGCGCTAGAGTGATATTAAATGATAGGGGCGAGAGAATGACACCTTCTGTTGTCTCTTTTACAGATTCTGGTGTTGTTGTAGGTAATTGTGCTAAATGTCAGATCTTGGTAAATCCGGATAAAACTTTTTACAATTTTAAAGTCAATATAGGTACTGGGATTTCTTATAGGGTAGGAGAGGATTTATATAGGGCTGAGGATATTGCTTCTTATTTGCTCTTGCATATCAAGAAGAACGCTGAGAAATTTTTGGAAGAAGAAATAAGTGATGCTGTAATAACGGTCCCTGCTTATTTCGCTGAGGTGCAAAGAAGAGGCATAGTGGAGGCTGCAAGTCTTGCAGGATTACGCTGTAGAGCAATCCTTAATGAACCAACAGCGGCGGCTATATCTTACGCTTTTGAAAAGCAAGTAGAGGGTTTTTTTCTCGTTTATGATCTTGGTGGTGGTACTTTTGATGTTGCTCTTTTGGAAAAGCGAGGCGATGCTTATACTGTCCTCTCGACCAAGGGTGAGAATAAACTTGGAGGTAATAGTTTTAATGAGGAAATAGAAAAGGGTGTTTTAAGTAATTTTAGAGAAAAATACCCCAGTATTGATTTGGATGATTTTGTTCTTCTTGAGCAGATAAGAGATAAAATCGAGGAAGCTAAAAAGAATTTATCTGTTATGGATGAAGATAGTATTGTGTTACCTTTTCTTGATGGTAAACATTTAGATTATAAGCTTACAAGGAAAGATTTTGAGGCAATGATTGACCAGTTCATAAATAGGACCGTTAATCTTACAAATGATTGCATTTCTGATTCGGGAATTAACCCTGAGAGTGTTTCAAAAATAGTGCTTTCGGGAGGTTCAACCAGGATTCCTCTGGTCAAGCAGAAGTTGGAGAATGCTTTTCCTGAAATTGAGGTTTTAGACTCTCTAAATCAGGACGAGGTTGTTTCAATGGGGGCGAGTATTCAGGCCTTTAGTTTATTAAATGAAAGCACTCTCATCAATTTTAAAGATATAACACCTTATTCCCTTGGAATTGAGACTCGCAATGATGGATTTTTTACTTTAATTAAGAGAAATACTCCGTTGCCAGTCTGTGAGAGAAAAATTTTTACAACAATGAATGATTATCAAGAAGAGATTGAGATACATGTGCTACAGGGTGAATATGGAAAGTCTTCTTTAAATTATTCCATAGGTAGGTTTTTTTTTAGTAATATACAAAAAGCGTTAAAGGGTATTCCAAGGATAGAGATACTTTTTAGTTTAGATGAAAGTGGTATTTTAAATGTTGCTGCGAGAGATTTAGATACTAATATCTCTAAATCCATTGAAATAAGAATAACTAGTTCCTTTGATAGTAGTAGCATTGGGAGTATGTATGAGGATATCATCGATTTTGATGAGAGTGATTCTTGA
- a CDS encoding FapA family protein: protein MPNSVNFSDFCSKMKDYLERENNVNLIEVEADTLDEALNDASLELAIPYKDLDYEVLERGTNGIFGYGRKKWRIVAYKNSYTKLGVSDVLGAEERDEEIVSKDGLFFIRRSTRGLFLKVVAPKGQGSAVEFEDVINRLHLECNIENLNMDFVRTLVENANGSYERVGDFDADPSESVTMMVQISEDSMSVTIEFTSPGDNGCEILDKDIFNILRKYGISEKAFLREKIENFVDFPIYGEPVEMARGVAPVRGQDSCVNLIFDNKNLGESGTLGVEFRNVNEGEELAEIVPFSEGIDGYTVFGKVLEAEDGSELEVTLGENTVREGNKIIAKCGGYVTVLSGVITVHDVYVVEGDVGPGTGNIINNGMVLVKGSVLDGYNIMAKGGIEVSGLVGRCNLRTDGPLILSSGANGKGGSEIYSKTGIKAKFLENVSIKCHGDIEVVRGIVNSVVSCKRRVLCIGKKSKIVGSNIHAREEVRAYSIGSEGNAETSLEVGYDPEIKDLLSRFTKYLVKIERRLEVVLKDISVLRKSALVATDKAEKSLKIDSCNELLNEKEVLVAEIAMVKNKQESLQGELEDSMVDGRVFVEHIAYAGVKIHIKGVYYELSRDYNNVTFVEDDEIIKTVAYIPFNRSNGL from the coding sequence ATGCCTAATAGTGTCAATTTTTCTGATTTTTGCAGCAAGATGAAGGATTATTTAGAGAGAGAGAATAATGTCAATCTAATAGAGGTAGAGGCAGACACTCTTGATGAGGCTTTAAATGATGCTTCTTTAGAGCTTGCAATCCCTTATAAAGATTTAGACTATGAGGTTTTGGAACGAGGAACTAATGGAATATTTGGATATGGTAGGAAAAAATGGAGAATAGTCGCTTATAAGAATTCTTATACAAAGCTTGGTGTTTCTGATGTTTTAGGCGCGGAAGAGAGAGATGAAGAAATTGTGTCAAAGGATGGTTTATTTTTCATCAGAAGATCTACTAGGGGTCTATTTTTAAAAGTTGTGGCACCCAAGGGGCAGGGAAGTGCTGTTGAGTTTGAGGATGTGATTAATAGGCTACACTTGGAGTGTAACATTGAAAATTTGAATATGGATTTTGTGCGAACCCTAGTTGAGAACGCCAATGGGAGTTATGAGCGGGTAGGTGATTTTGATGCTGATCCTTCTGAGAGTGTAACTATGATGGTTCAGATATCAGAAGATTCAATGTCAGTGACCATTGAATTTACTAGCCCTGGGGATAACGGCTGTGAGATATTAGATAAAGACATTTTTAATATTCTTAGAAAATATGGAATATCAGAGAAGGCATTCCTTAGGGAAAAGATAGAAAATTTTGTTGATTTTCCTATTTACGGTGAACCAGTCGAGATGGCAAGAGGGGTAGCTCCTGTTAGGGGGCAGGATTCTTGTGTTAATTTAATCTTTGATAATAAAAATCTTGGTGAGTCTGGTACTTTGGGTGTTGAATTTAGGAATGTTAATGAAGGGGAGGAGTTGGCAGAGATTGTTCCCTTTTCAGAGGGTATTGATGGGTATACTGTTTTTGGGAAAGTACTAGAAGCAGAAGATGGTAGTGAGCTGGAAGTTACTCTGGGTGAGAATACCGTACGGGAAGGAAATAAAATTATTGCAAAATGTGGTGGATATGTGACTGTTTTGAGTGGGGTGATTACTGTTCATGATGTTTATGTTGTTGAGGGTGATGTTGGACCTGGTACTGGTAATATAATAAATAATGGTATGGTTCTTGTTAAAGGGAGTGTTTTGGATGGATATAACATTATGGCTAAAGGTGGGATAGAAGTAAGTGGGCTTGTTGGTAGGTGTAATTTAAGGACAGATGGGCCCCTTATTTTAAGTAGTGGTGCTAATGGGAAGGGAGGCTCTGAGATTTATTCAAAGACTGGCATTAAGGCCAAATTTTTGGAAAATGTTAGCATAAAGTGTCATGGTGATATTGAAGTTGTAAGGGGTATTGTTAATTCTGTGGTATCTTGTAAGCGGAGGGTCTTGTGCATCGGGAAGAAGTCTAAGATAGTTGGCTCTAATATACATGCGAGAGAGGAGGTGCGGGCGTATTCTATTGGATCTGAAGGTAATGCTGAGACTTCTCTTGAGGTTGGGTATGATCCTGAGATAAAAGATTTACTATCTAGGTTTACTAAGTATCTTGTAAAAATTGAGAGGAGATTAGAGGTCGTGTTAAAGGATATTTCTGTTTTAAGGAAGAGCGCCTTAGTTGCTACTGATAAGGCGGAGAAGTCTTTAAAAATTGACAGTTGTAATGAACTTCTTAATGAGAAAGAGGTTCTAGTTGCAGAGATAGCGATGGTGAAGAACAAGCAAGAAAGCTTACAGGGTGAACTTGAAGATAGCATGGTAGATGGTAGGGTTTTTGTTGAACATATTGCATATGCTGGAGTTAAGATACATATTAAGGGTGTTTATTATGAACTTTCAAGAGATTATAATAATGTGACTTTTGTGGAAGATGACGAGATTATTAAGACGGTAGCTTATATTCCCTTTAACCGTAGTAATGGGTTATAG
- a CDS encoding MinD/ParA family protein translates to MEDQAQSLRDIMRLNSKANFVVDDKIQNSRTRFIAITSGKGGVGKSNIAVGLALKYSNLGKKVLIFDADIGMANVNILLGVIPKYNIYHMIMQGRDIKEVITKTEYNIDLLAGASGTTELLDLSDSEMSQFIKELLKVYEYDIVIIDTSAGISRQVISFLFSSDDVVIITTPEPTSITDAYGIIKVLAHRMENLKNLRLVVNRVANVSEGKVVAKKVIDISSQFLNLNIDYLGYVYEDQNIRNSVFKQRPFILLTPNSRASYCLDSIVATLEEVSLDSKKRRGVIGFISKFFGMER, encoded by the coding sequence ATGGAAGATCAGGCTCAAAGTTTAAGAGATATTATGAGATTGAATAGTAAGGCTAATTTTGTTGTTGATGATAAAATTCAAAATAGTAGAACTCGATTTATTGCTATTACTAGCGGTAAGGGTGGAGTTGGTAAGAGCAATATTGCTGTGGGACTCGCCCTTAAGTATTCAAATCTTGGAAAAAAGGTTTTAATTTTTGATGCCGACATTGGGATGGCTAATGTCAATATTTTACTTGGAGTTATACCAAAGTACAATATTTATCACATGATTATGCAGGGTAGAGATATTAAAGAAGTAATAACAAAGACAGAATATAATATTGATCTTTTAGCGGGTGCTTCTGGAACAACGGAACTTTTAGATCTTTCAGATTCTGAGATGAGTCAGTTTATAAAAGAGTTATTAAAAGTTTATGAGTATGATATAGTTATCATAGATACCAGTGCAGGGATTTCAAGACAGGTAATTTCATTTTTGTTTTCTAGTGATGATGTAGTTATTATTACGACCCCAGAGCCTACTTCTATAACGGATGCTTATGGTATCATCAAGGTTTTAGCTCACAGGATGGAAAATTTAAAGAATTTAAGGCTTGTTGTTAACAGGGTTGCTAATGTAAGTGAGGGCAAGGTAGTTGCTAAGAAAGTTATTGATATATCAAGTCAGTTTTTAAATTTAAATATTGATTATTTGGGATATGTTTACGAAGACCAGAACATTAGAAATTCTGTTTTCAAACAGAGGCCTTTTATCTTGTTAACTCCTAACAGTAGGGCTAGTTATTGTCTTGATTCTATTGTGGCTACCCTTGAAGAGGTTTCTCTGGATAGTAAGAAGAGAAGGGGGGTTATAGGCTTTATATCTAAGTTTTTTGGTATGGAAAGGTGA
- the flhF gene encoding flagellar biosynthesis protein FlhF, whose protein sequence is MVQYFTERGPTYNEVIETIKKKYGKNARVMTYKTVPYGGIFGLFSKDWIEVSGYVRYDIGQQQINVEEEKRKILQSIKKEEGSSIEDVLKEVKSLKSELAHKKEEVNHPTILKIEDILRDNDFSENYIRDVNDFIKKEFSLSGLDDYDRVRDSVVVHIASTIKCSGSLIDNLKKRIFILVGPTGVGKTTTIAKLAAIYGINGDNKNLDIKIITIDNYRIGAKKQIQTYGDIMGIPVKAIESFKDLKEEITQSKDFDLVLIDTIGKSPKDFMKLAEMKELLNACGSDAEFHLAVSSTTKTADIKEIFHQFSPFNYRTIIFTKLDETTCVGNLISLIHEMKKEVSYVTDGQIVPHNISVADPLTFIKKINGYRISDDVEFIRRIKSKSYY, encoded by the coding sequence ATGGTTCAATATTTTACAGAAAGAGGTCCAACCTATAATGAGGTCATAGAAACTATTAAGAAAAAGTATGGAAAGAACGCTAGGGTTATGACCTATAAGACCGTACCTTACGGGGGAATTTTTGGTTTATTTAGCAAGGATTGGATTGAGGTATCAGGTTATGTTAGATATGACATTGGGCAGCAACAAATAAATGTAGAGGAAGAAAAGCGTAAAATACTTCAAAGCATCAAGAAAGAAGAAGGGTCTTCAATTGAAGATGTGCTTAAGGAGGTTAAATCTCTTAAGAGTGAGCTTGCTCATAAGAAGGAGGAAGTTAATCATCCGACAATCTTGAAAATAGAAGATATATTGCGAGATAATGATTTTTCTGAAAATTACATTAGAGATGTTAATGATTTTATTAAGAAAGAGTTTAGTTTATCGGGCCTTGATGATTATGACAGGGTGAGGGACAGTGTGGTAGTACATATTGCTAGTACTATTAAATGCTCGGGGTCTCTTATTGATAATCTTAAGAAGAGGATTTTTATTTTAGTAGGCCCAACGGGGGTCGGGAAGACGACCACAATTGCAAAGCTTGCAGCAATTTATGGGATCAATGGCGATAATAAGAATTTAGATATTAAGATTATTACTATTGATAATTATCGTATAGGGGCTAAGAAACAAATTCAGACTTATGGTGATATTATGGGAATACCGGTAAAGGCAATTGAGTCTTTTAAGGATTTAAAGGAAGAGATAACACAGTCAAAGGATTTTGATCTTGTTCTTATAGACACTATAGGCAAGAGCCCTAAGGATTTCATGAAACTTGCTGAGATGAAAGAACTTTTGAATGCTTGTGGTAGTGATGCTGAGTTTCATTTGGCCGTAAGTTCTACTACAAAAACAGCGGATATTAAGGAGATATTTCATCAATTTTCTCCCTTTAATTATAGAACTATAATTTTTACCAAATTAGATGAGACAACATGTGTTGGGAATTTAATAAGTTTAATTCATGAGATGAAAAAGGAAGTTTCTTATGTTACAGATGGACAAATAGTTCCTCATAACATTAGTGTGGCAGATCCGCTCACTTTCATAAAGAAGATAAATGGGTACAGAATAAGCGATGACGTTGAATTCATTCGAAGGATTAAAAGCAAATCTTATTATTGA
- the flhA gene encoding flagellar biosynthesis protein FlhA, producing the protein MDARRNTVLGYLGLANKSDLVVSVGLILVVVGFILPLPAFVLDALIAVNLVVSLLIILIVLYSKRSLDFSVFPTLLLVMTIFGLVLNISSTRLILTKGVGFNGQMIRAFGTFVIGSTGTQGLVVGFIIFLIIIAVQFIVITKGATRVAEVAARFALDALPGKQMAIDSAYSSGNLTEEEATRQKNDLQAEVNFYGAMDGASKFVSGNVKVGFLITLINIVGGLLIGVTLQGLDFNDAINNYVSLTVGDGLVSQLPALLISTATGLIVTRSIAKDSFGGEVIEQFTSYLGIYWIVSGFLLFLAFLPGFPTLILILLSLAIAFLAYSLSNLAKDKEFYERQKAEEDKISSYAEREVTPVVPLDPLSLEIGYNLVPIVDDTKTSELLDRIVKIRREVALEFGIVVPRIRIVDNMRLRSNEYSFKLRGVEVGHGEIKLGKFLVINVSSDSGIEGELTKDPSFGLPSLWVNDDGREEAEKLGYTVVDPPSIIATHMTELIKRHAFEILTRQDVQNILDVFKKDYGAIVEEVLKDFSVGEIQRVLQGLLKEQVSIRNLVTIFETIADFTSITKDTFFLIEKCRQAIGRQIVSGYLDSNSELNVITVNPEFEQKIIESRFESNNDLISSLDPNLRTKFIYELFKLINEVQSQGYYPVVLSSESARPIIRVLVSRDLSDIVVISVLEVPKNVKVNVLKTVEVEE; encoded by the coding sequence TTGGATGCTAGAAGGAATACTGTATTGGGGTATTTGGGTTTGGCTAATAAGTCGGACCTAGTAGTTTCGGTTGGTTTAATACTTGTTGTTGTTGGGTTTATTTTACCGCTTCCTGCGTTTGTTTTGGATGCTTTGATTGCGGTTAATTTGGTGGTGAGTCTTTTAATTATTCTTATTGTACTTTATTCTAAGCGTTCACTTGATTTTTCGGTTTTTCCAACACTTTTGCTTGTCATGACTATTTTTGGTCTTGTTTTAAATATTTCTTCTACTAGATTAATTTTAACGAAAGGTGTGGGTTTTAATGGGCAAATGATAAGAGCTTTTGGAACATTTGTTATTGGGAGTACTGGGACTCAAGGTCTTGTTGTTGGATTTATAATATTTCTTATAATAATTGCGGTCCAATTTATTGTTATTACTAAGGGCGCTACGAGAGTTGCGGAGGTAGCTGCTCGTTTTGCACTTGATGCTCTTCCTGGGAAACAGATGGCTATTGATTCTGCATACAGTTCTGGAAATTTAACGGAAGAGGAAGCTACAAGACAGAAAAATGATTTACAGGCAGAGGTAAATTTTTATGGAGCTATGGATGGTGCTTCTAAGTTTGTTTCAGGGAATGTTAAGGTTGGTTTTTTAATAACTCTTATAAATATTGTTGGGGGGCTTTTAATAGGGGTTACTCTTCAAGGGCTTGATTTTAATGATGCTATCAACAATTATGTGTCTTTAACTGTTGGAGATGGGCTTGTGTCTCAGCTACCAGCGCTATTAATTTCAACAGCAACAGGACTTATTGTCACTAGATCAATAGCTAAAGATAGTTTCGGGGGAGAAGTCATTGAGCAGTTTACTTCTTATTTAGGAATTTATTGGATTGTATCTGGATTTTTATTATTTTTGGCATTTCTTCCGGGGTTTCCTACATTAATACTAATTTTGTTGAGTTTAGCTATAGCATTTTTAGCTTATTCACTTTCTAATCTAGCCAAAGATAAAGAATTTTATGAAAGGCAGAAGGCAGAAGAAGATAAGATATCAAGTTATGCTGAAAGAGAAGTTACCCCTGTTGTCCCACTGGATCCGCTATCTTTAGAGATCGGATATAATCTTGTTCCGATAGTGGATGATACAAAAACATCAGAACTTCTTGATCGTATCGTAAAAATACGTCGTGAGGTTGCGCTTGAATTTGGAATAGTTGTACCTAGGATTAGAATAGTTGATAATATGCGCCTTAGGTCTAATGAGTATTCATTTAAACTTAGAGGAGTGGAAGTTGGGCATGGGGAGATTAAGCTTGGTAAATTTTTGGTTATCAATGTGAGTTCTGATTCTGGTATAGAGGGAGAGCTTACAAAAGACCCTTCGTTTGGACTGCCTTCTCTTTGGGTAAATGATGATGGAAGAGAGGAGGCTGAAAAGTTGGGTTATACCGTAGTTGATCCACCTTCCATTATCGCTACCCATATGACAGAGCTTATTAAGAGGCATGCTTTTGAAATCTTAACTCGTCAAGATGTGCAGAATATTCTTGATGTGTTTAAGAAGGACTATGGAGCAATTGTTGAGGAAGTTTTAAAGGATTTTTCAGTCGGAGAAATTCAAAGAGTACTTCAGGGTCTCTTAAAGGAACAAGTTTCAATTCGCAATTTAGTTACAATTTTTGAAACAATAGCAGACTTTACAAGCATTACCAAGGATACGTTCTTTTTGATTGAAAAATGCAGACAAGCAATTGGAAGGCAAATAGTTAGTGGATATTTGGATTCTAATTCAGAGCTCAATGTAATAACAGTAAACCCAGAGTTTGAACAAAAAATAATTGAATCAAGGTTTGAATCTAATAATGACCTTATAAGCTCTCTTGATCCTAATTTGAGGACGAAGTTTATTTATGAGCTTTTTAAACTTATAAATGAAGTTCAATCACAAGGGTATTATCCTGTTGTACTTTCAAGTGAGTCTGCACGACCTATAATAAGGGTTTTAGTAAGTAGGGATCTTTCAGATATTGTTGTTATTTCTGTGTTAGAGGTTCCCAAAAATGTTAAGGTTAATGTGCTTAAGACAGTAGAGGTTGAGGAATAA